gtttttgggatgagtggtttcaGGAAATGGTATTAGAGTTCCAGATCCAGAAGGTCAAgagttcgaaccttggtgaacccaaaattagctttttataacgtgagatgtttattatccctggtatctggatggttattctggatagtataggtgatgttcattttattcataaaccaaagatttagcccattgtacacattgtacatttaggccattggctccctagcacTACTCAAAAAAAAACACTGTTGGTTTTGAAACGCGCGAATttgtatttgtattattttattaatatgctggtttgaaaaaataaaaaataaaagggcTTGTAACGTATTACGCGCTTGCTTTTCTAGCTTTGCATTTACATTTTCCaattgtttttattgttattgaaagGACTGCTGATTTTGAGCTATCCGTCTTTCAAACAATGATTTACTAGCTACAATAAGAAGGTACAACGGACAGTGAACCTTACTTATACATTGCCAATGAATTTGGATTAAAGATTTGTTCTGGTTGTGCGGAAAATTGCAAATCTAATCCTCAACGTGCCTCCCCTGTAATGAATTTGGATTAAAGATTTATTCTGGTTGTGCGGAAAATTGCAAATCTAATCCTCAACGTGCCTCCCCTGTAATTAATTGTTACTGTAATTAATTCTTTGTTTTGCCTGAATTATATTCCTGTAAACATTGATTGAATAAGGAAGgatttaaagtttaatttgCCTTGCATGAAATTGATTTGAAGAACTTGTGCTCAGATATTTGTGACTAAATGTAGTTGGATATCTATGTTAAAAAACATGGCGTGTCAATATGAAAGATCAATAGACACTTCAGCTGGACCGTTCATAATAATTTCTATCAAGGTGAACTGAATATAACTGCAACGCCCAACTATTGTCTATGTATTTATCATTCTGCAGcttcaaataaatttattctaTTGAATAGTTGGAATAATCAACTTCTGCGTCTTTTGAGGAAAAATTATGGTCTCTGAGAAGATGTAATTTGGCTGGATTGCATATAAGATTGTAACTGACTAAATAAGTACTGCCCATTCTTATTTCTTAATGTTCATGCTCCTGTAGCTTCGACATTGGAATCTGGAACCTGTCATGCTCTTCTTGATGAAGAGTTGATTTTGAAGGTAACAACATGAAGTTCTTTGTCATTTTTAATTAGTCTATATCCATTTCGTTAGTGATGTTTATGCCCTCCATTATAGTAAGCAAGCATCAAGAAATAGTAAACTTTGCTTAAATGCTTTTTTTGCCTCAGCTTGCTATATATGTCATTATCTTACTTGAATTAATAAATTGCAGAGTAGATCACAAGAGATCGATCCATATTTAAATGGACGCTGTATATATCTTGTTGGTTAGTTTCTTGGCTAAAGTCATCATCCAATAATATAATTTCCAAGTATGACTATTGCAGCATTCAAAGTACCTTTAATTTGACATGCAGGAATGATGGGATCTGGGAAGACAACTGTGGGGAAGATTATGGCACAAGTGCTTGGCTATTCTTTCTGTGATAGGTTAGTATGGAAATTTATCATCTTTTTTTCCTCTCCTTCCAACAAAGAACTTGATTCGTTGATAGGTCTTGATCAATTGGGAGTATGAATAGAGGGAAAGGGCAGACAGAAGGACTatattaattgattaactgaTTTGAGTTTTTGGAGAGTAGGCCTCTCGAATGTTCTCATTATCTTGTAATTCTTgaataaattacttctttattatCTCTGGACCAGTTATATCAGTCTTAAAGCAAGTAAATGATCATAATAATGCATCATTTGGATAGCGAATAGGCTAGTAGAATATACAAAGAATTGGTATGTTGCTTGAAGCTATGTACAGTTTCTGTGTGCAAAAACCAAGATGAACTTCAACTGGTGTTCATATTTAATTGGTAATAGAGAAATATAGTCAGATGCAACAAATGTATTATATGACTGTATTTCTGTAGATAGAAAAGGGTCATTCTAGTTATCCTGAGTAGTATGGTCTACTGAGCTGCACACAAAGGATTTCTGATTGAGATTATTATATAATACTGCACATATGTTTGACTATTACAATGCACATACTGTATATTTCACAAGCACTTTAGACATTGTGTTGATTTTCTGCATTTGTTGCACTTGTGGGTGCTTTAGTGATGCATTGGTGGAGGAGGAGGTTGGAAATTCTGTAGCTGATATATTCAAGCACTATGGAGAAGCTTTCTTTCGCGATAAAGAGGTCAGTTGAAGAGGATTATTCTTCTAGCTTATATGTATCCTCTTTGTTaagttgttttgaatttttatatgtttcttTTTCCAATCACATCCAGCTCCTCATTTTTGTCTATCTGTTGACATAAATTGCCCCATGAAGCTGTTGAATCAATATGTTCTGAAATACTAACTAATGACAGTACCTTAGTACTGTCAAGAGTATAGaattcaataatcaattatgaaaacatcccaaaaaaaaagaaaaaagaaatggcATAAACAACTGCTTAGCCCACCCCTTGCTGTAGGGTAAGAGTCTGATATTTGGCTCTTGAAAGTGATGTTAATAGAAGTAGATACATCTGGTTATGAAATATGCTAACAAGCAACATCATTTCCAATTACTTTCTTGTGTTCTACTATAAATGGATCTGATTGATGGTTTTGTTATTGCATTCACCATTCATTTTTCTTGCTTATTTTTACTGTTTCAGACCGAGGTATTGCATAAACTGTCCCTGATGCGTAGATTTGTTATTTCTACTGGTGGAGGTGCTGTTATCAGGCCCATCAATTggtataattataattattaacatGTGAACAAGAAAATTGAAGTTTGgtgttcatttttttatgattaacaTCCCATTCTCGCCATCTTATGTATATGGATTGCCAGGAAACATATGCACAAGGGCGTCAGTGTTTGGTTGGATGTACCGCTGGAAGCCTTGGCACAGAGAATTGCAGCTGTAGGAACTAACTCTCGCCCCCTACTACATTATGAAGCAGGAGATGCATACACCCGGGTAACCTTTTTTTTCCCCCTCCTGCATACAATTTTAGTCACCCAGTCCTAGCAACTTCAACTTTTTAGCAATTTGCATCAAAGTTTACTTTTTTCCCCCTTCTGGTAAGTATTCTGACCTTTTGATGTTCTTCTGCAGGCTCTCCTGAAGTTATCTGCTCTTTTTGAAGAAAGAGGTGATTCATATGCCAATGCCAATGCCAGGGTCTCATTGGAAAGTACGCAtagattttctttttggttttgattttttaaataagaatTGTGGATTTTTTTTTCGGAAACTTTGGGAANNNNNNNNNNNNNNCCTGGAGACTCCTAAGATACTTGCCCAGCCTCGCTTTTAAAAAAGACAAAAGGAAAGTAGGAAAAGATCTTTAGTGAacttaattattatttctaCCTTCTTCTTGATGCTTTCCTAATATATATGGTTTCTGACCTTGTTCTTTATCGTGCAGAGATAGCGGCAAAACTGGGCCAAAGAGATGTGTCCAAACTGTCACCAACTGCTATTGCACTTGAGGTCTTCATACTCAATTCCCTCCCTACTAGTGTCATTTCAGgatgttttttaaaaatattttggtttttatgggTCAAATGAAATGTTCCTAGGTTAGTTGAATAAAAATGACATCTGTGCCAATCTAGATAACACGCCTCTGCATCTTGCAGGCATTGGAACAAATTGAAGTCTTTTTGAAGGAAGAAGACAACAATTACGCAGAACGCTAATAAAAACAGACACAAGCATTGTTGACGTGTTCATATTTTTTCCGTTATATGCAAGCAAGGCCATGATAATATCGTGCAATGTCaatatgtttttaatttaaaaaaaaaaaaaaaaagaaaaaaaaaaaaaaaattcgaaaaaaagagaggaaaGTGATGAAACCTGTCATATGTTTCTGCATAATTTGTGTTAGCATTTAGAATAAGCTGAGGAGCTACCAGCagtgtttatgttttgtttattgttgatgtatatatatatttgtagtCGAGTTTGGTTGATCTGGTTATGTATTACTTCCTCCAAGAGGATTTTTATGTTGTAAAGTGGTctggtttatttatttttaaataactttgTTTGTTCAACAACCTAAGCGAAAAAAAGACCTCatgtaaatttataaaaaactaaaaatatataaaaaaagaataaatagaaaaatgttTGGCAACCGGATGGATGTTGCCCCCCCAAAATAACAATGGTTTCTCAGGAAAAGTAACAAAGCAAAAGAACTGGTTGCAGAAAACTTGGGTTGACATATTTAGACAGCGTAGcaattacattaatttatattgactgatatttttaattagcattttaatatttttaatccaacaatctaattttatatttttaattgaaaattttagagaattattaaaatttattatttttagatatcaGTTAGCTATCaatgtttaaaaatatgaaataaaatatgttgttagattattagattaaaagaattaaattaaaaaattattctaattattAGTTATTCTTGGTACTTTTTTGACCTATATAGTTTGGGActtactttttattttgcagATATAGCGGTTTTCATATTCAATGAAAAAGAATNTCATTCCAAAAAAtcgttttagaataaaataataaataaattataaataaatatattaaaatataattataatctaatataaatattaaaata
The genomic region above belongs to Arachis duranensis cultivar V14167 chromosome 3, aradu.V14167.gnm2.J7QH, whole genome shotgun sequence and contains:
- the LOC107480424 gene encoding shikimate kinase, chloroplastic; the protein is MDAKAAKALQLSALLQPEKIRSKPSGASSLSISREPHKKFFRVSVSVKLQPVRTSTIRRRVAPLEVTRSYENIPASTLESGTCHALLDEELILKSRSQEIDPYLNGRCIYLVGMMGSGKTTVGKIMAQVLGYSFCDSDALVEEEVGNSVADIFKHYGEAFFRDKETEVLHKLSLMRRFVISTGGGAVIRPINWKHMHKGVSVWLDVPLEALAQRIAAVGTNSRPLLHYEAGDAYTRALLKLSALFEERGDSYANANARVSLEKIAAKLGQRDVSKLSPTAIALEALEQIEVFLKEEDNNYAER